One window of the Pseudomonas knackmussii B13 genome contains the following:
- a CDS encoding isochorismatase family cysteine hydrolase, with amino-acid sequence MFSLPHASPRDLPYRRGETAILFVDMQNAWVVPGRDAHVDPDKARYFYDRVQRQVIPNQQRLLAAMREAGQDVLHTIIESLTADGRDRSLDHKLSDMHLPKGHPDAQVIDALAPTENEIVLPKTSSGVFNSTAIDYVLRNLGVRHLIVCGVVTDQCVDMAVRDAADRGYLVTLVEDACATHTAERHQACLEAIKGYCWIADTDTVLARIASLD; translated from the coding sequence ATGTTCAGCCTGCCCCACGCGTCTCCGCGCGATTTGCCCTATCGCCGGGGCGAGACCGCGATCCTGTTCGTCGACATGCAGAACGCCTGGGTCGTGCCCGGCCGCGATGCACACGTCGATCCTGACAAGGCGCGTTACTTCTACGATCGCGTGCAACGCCAGGTGATTCCCAACCAGCAACGCCTGCTGGCGGCCATGCGCGAGGCAGGGCAGGACGTGCTGCACACCATCATCGAGAGCCTCACCGCCGACGGTCGCGACCGCTCCCTCGATCACAAGCTGTCGGACATGCACCTGCCCAAGGGGCATCCGGATGCCCAGGTGATAGACGCGCTGGCGCCGACGGAGAACGAGATCGTGCTGCCCAAGACCTCCTCCGGTGTCTTCAACTCCACCGCCATCGACTATGTGCTGCGCAACCTGGGGGTGCGCCACCTGATCGTCTGCGGCGTGGTCACCGACCAGTGCGTGGACATGGCCGTGCGCGACGCCGCCGACCGCGGCTACCTCGTAACCCTGGTCGAGGACGCCTGCGCCACCCATACCGCCGAGCGCCACCAGGCCTGCCTGGAGGCCATCAAGGGTTACTGCTGGATCGCCGACACCGACACCGTGCTGGCGCGTATCGCCAGCCTCGACTGA
- a CDS encoding glutamine synthetase family protein, translated as MSHSTGPLPLSSFVTTDLAGITRGRSLPTSAVADQLASGCGWVPANSALTPQDIIAEDNPWGSHGDLRLLPDPLSHLRVEQGPDPLAPALDYYHGDLVETDGTPWPVCPRTLLREEIARYRELGLQVTAAFEHEFTLLGLPQATGGAFSLQAQRAAGNFPGWVLSALEQAGADPEMFLPEYGRLQYEVTCRPTQGVVAADRAVNVREVTREIARQMGLGTCFSPLRAPGEVTNGVHLHLSLQSLDGTPRFYDAEQPHNLSELARHWAAGVLRHLPALCALTAPTAVSYLRLKPHHWSAAYACLGLRNREAALRICPVVSLGGKPLARQFNLEFRPMDATASPHLAMAAVLIAGRLGVQERLPLHAVADVDPDSLDASEREALGIRALPGTLEQALQLLQDDHALCAQLPPALLQTYFAMKRQELALTRDLTDDQVCDRYASLY; from the coding sequence ATGAGTCATTCCACCGGGCCGCTGCCCCTGAGCAGCTTCGTAACCACCGACCTCGCCGGTATCACCCGCGGTCGATCATTGCCTACCTCGGCAGTCGCCGATCAACTGGCCAGTGGCTGCGGCTGGGTGCCGGCGAACAGCGCGCTGACCCCCCAGGACATCATTGCCGAAGACAATCCCTGGGGCAGTCATGGCGACTTGCGCCTGCTGCCCGATCCGCTCAGCCATCTGCGCGTGGAGCAGGGACCCGACCCGCTGGCGCCGGCGCTGGACTACTACCATGGCGATCTGGTGGAAACCGATGGCACGCCATGGCCGGTGTGCCCGCGCACCCTGCTGCGCGAGGAAATTGCCCGCTACCGCGAACTTGGCCTTCAGGTCACGGCTGCCTTCGAACATGAATTCACCCTGCTGGGCCTGCCGCAGGCAACCGGGGGCGCCTTCTCGCTGCAGGCCCAGCGTGCCGCGGGTAACTTTCCCGGCTGGGTGCTGAGCGCGCTGGAACAGGCTGGGGCCGATCCCGAGATGTTCCTCCCGGAGTACGGTCGCTTGCAGTACGAGGTGACTTGCCGGCCGACCCAGGGTGTGGTCGCCGCTGATCGTGCGGTGAATGTCCGCGAGGTGACCCGCGAGATCGCCCGGCAGATGGGCCTGGGAACCTGTTTCTCGCCGCTGCGTGCGCCGGGTGAGGTGACCAACGGCGTGCATCTGCACCTGAGCCTGCAGAGCCTCGACGGCACGCCTCGCTTCTACGACGCCGAGCAGCCGCACAACCTTTCGGAACTGGCCCGCCACTGGGCCGCCGGGGTGCTGCGTCACCTGCCGGCGCTGTGCGCGCTGACCGCACCGACAGCCGTCTCCTATCTGCGCCTGAAACCGCATCACTGGAGCGCCGCCTACGCCTGCCTGGGCCTGCGCAACCGCGAGGCGGCGCTGCGCATCTGTCCGGTGGTCAGCCTCGGCGGCAAGCCGCTGGCGCGGCAGTTCAACCTGGAATTCCGGCCGATGGACGCCACCGCCTCCCCACACCTGGCCATGGCCGCCGTGCTTATCGCCGGCCGCCTGGGGGTACAGGAGCGTTTGCCTCTGCACGCGGTGGCCGATGTCGATCCGGATTCGCTCGACGCCAGCGAGCGCGAGGCGCTGGGCATCCGGGCATTGCCCGGGACCCTGGAGCAGGCCCTGCAACTGCTGCAGGACGATCATGCCCTGTGTGCGCAGCTGCCGCCTGCCCTGCTGCAGACCTACTTCGCGATGAAACGCCAGGAGCTGGCGCTGACCCGTGACCTCACCGACGACCAGGTGTGCGATCGCTATGCCAGCCTCTACTGA
- a CDS encoding N-formylglutamate amidohydrolase yields the protein MPASTERGIYRDPPLRLINPQGRSPVLLVCEHASRYIPAELEQLGLDEAASREHIAWDIGALALAETLAERLDAPLLAAGYSRLLIDLNRPLTAPDSIPEHSEIYPIPGNRGLSEANRIERQRQLFEPFHRTLGELIDQRLADGLPLRLVGVHSFTPCYRGVQRPWEAGVLFGRAERYARRIIEGLRRDGGEIGANQPYDIDPAEDMTVPVHGDERGIDAVLIEIRNDGLRDPSGVAAWAERLYPWL from the coding sequence ATGCCAGCCTCTACTGAACGCGGAATCTACCGCGACCCGCCCTTGCGCCTGATCAACCCCCAGGGGCGCAGTCCGGTGCTGCTGGTCTGCGAGCATGCCAGCCGGTACATCCCGGCGGAGCTTGAACAGCTTGGGCTGGATGAGGCGGCGTCCCGCGAGCATATCGCCTGGGACATAGGCGCCCTGGCGCTGGCCGAGACACTGGCCGAGCGCCTTGACGCGCCGCTGTTGGCTGCCGGCTACTCGCGCCTGCTGATCGACCTGAACCGTCCGCTGACGGCGCCCGACAGCATCCCCGAACACAGCGAGATCTATCCGATTCCGGGCAACCGGGGATTGTCCGAGGCCAACCGGATCGAGCGCCAGCGACAACTGTTCGAGCCTTTCCACCGGACCCTGGGCGAGCTCATCGACCAGCGCCTGGCGGACGGTCTGCCGCTGCGTCTGGTCGGCGTGCACAGCTTCACGCCGTGTTACCGCGGCGTGCAGCGACCCTGGGAGGCCGGCGTGCTGTTCGGCCGTGCCGAGCGCTACGCGCGGCGGATCATCGAAGGGCTGCGCCGGGATGGCGGCGAGATCGGCGCCAACCAACCCTACGACATTGATCCGGCCGAGGACATGACGGTGCCGGTGCATGGTGACGAGCGCGGCATCGACGCCGTGCTGATCGAAATTCGCAACGATGGACTGCGCGATCCTTCCGGGGTCGCGGCCTGGGCCGAGCGTCTTTACCCCTGGCTCTGA